A section of the Anabaena cylindrica PCC 7122 genome encodes:
- a CDS encoding glutathione S-transferase family protein: MLKLYGSTFSRASIVQWYLEELEVPYEFVLLDMKAGEHRQPEYLAINPIGKVPAIVDGDFQLWESGAILLYLAEKYGNKPLSLEERAIISQWVLFGNSSLATGIFVEANREREMPRLLTSLNEILEQQPFLLGNEFTAADVAVGSILAYIPIMLKLDLSAYSAVLKYIQQINERPAFQKSIGAGRS; this comes from the coding sequence ATGCTAAAACTTTACGGTAGCACTTTTAGTCGTGCATCCATTGTTCAATGGTATTTAGAAGAACTAGAAGTTCCCTATGAGTTTGTCCTGCTGGATATGAAAGCAGGTGAACACCGACAGCCTGAATACCTAGCAATTAACCCCATAGGTAAAGTACCAGCAATTGTTGATGGTGATTTTCAACTGTGGGAATCTGGGGCAATTTTGTTGTATCTTGCCGAAAAGTATGGCAATAAACCATTATCACTAGAGGAACGCGCCATAATTTCTCAGTGGGTATTATTTGGCAATTCCAGTTTGGCTACAGGAATTTTTGTGGAAGCTAATCGGGAGAGGGAAATGCCCCGCTTGTTAACTTCCCTAAATGAAATATTAGAACAACAACCTTTTTTGCTAGGTAATGAATTTACTGCTGCTGATGTGGCTGTGGGATCTATACTCGCCTATATTCCCATCATGTTGAAGCTAGATTTGAGTGCCTACTCAGCGGTGTTGAAGTATATTCAGCAAATAAATGAACGCCCTGCTTTTCAAAAAAGTATCGGTGCAGGACGTAGTTAG
- a CDS encoding YajQ family cyclic di-GMP-binding protein yields MASTFSFDIVSDFDRQELVNAIDQVVRDIKSRYDLKDTKTTVELGETTITISTDSDMTLDAVHGILREKAAKRNLSQKIFDFGKVESASGNRVRQEITLQKGISQEIAKQISKLIRDEFKKVQASIQGDAVRVTAKAKDDLQTVILRLKQEDLPVALQFTNYR; encoded by the coding sequence ATGGCTTCTACTTTTTCTTTTGACATTGTGAGCGACTTTGACCGCCAAGAATTAGTCAATGCTATTGATCAAGTAGTGCGAGACATCAAAAGCCGTTACGATCTCAAAGATACGAAAACGACTGTCGAGTTAGGCGAAACAACCATTACAATCAGTACCGACAGCGATATGACTTTAGATGCTGTACACGGCATACTGCGTGAAAAAGCAGCTAAACGCAACCTCTCTCAAAAAATCTTTGATTTTGGCAAAGTTGAATCTGCCAGTGGTAATCGCGTGCGTCAAGAAATTACCCTCCAAAAAGGCATCAGTCAAGAAATTGCCAAACAAATTTCCAAATTGATTCGTGACGAGTTTAAAAAAGTGCAAGCCTCAATTCAAGGTGATGCCGTGCGGGTTACAGCCAAAGCCAAAGATGATCTGCAAACTGTGATCTTGCGACTCAAGCAAGAAGACCTTCCTGTAGCTTTGCAATTTACAAACTATCGTTAG
- a CDS encoding MAPEG family protein, producing MSLLQLPIPAIFLYSIAAAVGLIYVPYLLVAYGRARVGFDLSAPRAMFEKLPPYAQRATWAHQNSFEAFMIFAAAALMAYVTEVNSSQAAMAAIAFIPARLLYSFFYIVNIPLLRSLMFGIGSFSSGTLFYLSIMQIRG from the coding sequence ATGTCACTATTACAACTGCCCATCCCTGCTATTTTTCTGTACTCTATTGCTGCTGCCGTTGGGCTAATTTATGTACCTTATCTATTGGTAGCCTACGGTCGGGCGCGGGTTGGGTTTGATCTTTCTGCGCCTCGTGCCATGTTTGAGAAATTACCCCCCTATGCCCAAAGAGCTACCTGGGCGCATCAAAACTCCTTTGAGGCGTTTATGATTTTTGCAGCTGCTGCATTAATGGCCTATGTAACAGAAGTAAATTCTTCCCAGGCAGCAATGGCCGCGATCGCATTTATCCCGGCTCGGTTGCTATACTCTTTCTTTTATATTGTGAATATACCTCTTTTGCGATCGCTCATGTTTGGCATCGGTTCTTTTAGCTCTGGAACCCTCTTCTACCTGAGTATCATGCAAATTAGAGGATAG
- a CDS encoding phosphotransacetylase family protein has protein sequence MPTSAKYLLIGSVETYSGKSATILGLSHQLKQKGLDIAYGKPLGTCSKSADGTLVEEDVQFITQSLELPENRVAPTLLALDEASVRKRLRGEDQTNYQQLLGQNYLQIPRGDLVLLEGPGDLPEGNLFGLSMLQVAEILDTAVLLVHRYKSLLSVEALLSAKKQIGNRLIGVVINEVPAEQLDVCDSLLRPFLEQEGIPVLAMLPKSDLLRSVSVGELVKQLKAEVLCRSDRLDLLVESLAIGAMNVNAAVKYFRKRRNKAVVTGGDRVEIQQAALETSTQCLILTGQLPPPTFILNRAEELEIPILSVDLDTLTTVEIVDRTFGQVRVHEPLKVECISQLMSEHFDINRLLSQLGMNSAATLS, from the coding sequence GTGCCAACATCTGCTAAATATTTGCTGATTGGATCAGTAGAGACTTACAGTGGTAAATCCGCAACAATTTTAGGGTTGTCTCATCAGCTAAAGCAAAAAGGACTGGATATAGCCTACGGTAAGCCACTGGGTACTTGTTCAAAGTCCGCAGATGGAACCTTGGTTGAAGAGGATGTTCAGTTCATTACTCAAAGCCTAGAATTGCCGGAAAACCGCGTTGCACCGACTTTATTAGCGTTAGATGAGGCCAGTGTCCGAAAACGCTTACGTGGTGAGGATCAAACTAATTATCAGCAGTTACTAGGTCAGAATTATTTACAAATACCAAGAGGTGATTTGGTGCTGTTAGAAGGGCCTGGTGATTTACCTGAAGGTAATTTATTTGGCTTGTCTATGTTGCAAGTTGCTGAAATCTTAGATACTGCTGTGCTATTAGTACATCGTTATAAGTCACTTCTTTCAGTTGAAGCGTTGTTGTCTGCTAAGAAACAGATAGGCAATCGCTTGATTGGTGTGGTGATCAATGAAGTTCCAGCCGAACAATTAGACGTATGTGATAGTCTCTTACGTCCATTTTTGGAACAAGAGGGAATTCCTGTACTAGCAATGCTGCCTAAAAGCGACTTGCTTCGCAGCGTTAGCGTGGGAGAACTGGTAAAACAGTTAAAAGCCGAAGTTCTCTGTCGCAGCGATCGCTTGGATTTATTGGTAGAAAGTCTGGCAATTGGGGCTATGAATGTTAATGCGGCTGTTAAGTATTTCCGCAAACGCCGCAATAAAGCGGTAGTTACAGGGGGAGATCGCGTGGAAATTCAGCAAGCAGCTTTAGAAACTTCTACCCAATGTCTGATCCTCACAGGACAATTACCACCTCCTACCTTTATCCTCAATCGCGCTGAAGAATTAGAAATTCCCATTTTGTCTGTTGATCTCGACACCTTAACCACAGTGGAAATTGTTGACCGCACTTTTGGTCAAGTCCGTGTCCACGAACCTCTCAAGGTGGAGTGCATTAGCCAGTTAATGTCCGAACATTTTGACATTAACCGTTTGTTATCTCAACTAGGAATGAACTCGGCAGCGACTTTATCTTAA
- the ebsA gene encoding type IV pilus biogenesis protein EbsA, which yields MSIDQLQPVTQQQASVYLPYIQQSKRNFLPYAISLYQKGFVEGHRNIEGSDNIPFIATWNVATLPSDLTRCRIQFDGNAELGYEVMMASFEFINFLIELMENYKRQKISDFSITFYRKLLRVEE from the coding sequence ATGTCTATAGATCAACTACAGCCTGTAACTCAGCAACAAGCAAGCGTCTATCTCCCTTATATTCAGCAAAGTAAACGAAATTTCTTGCCCTATGCTATCAGTCTTTATCAAAAAGGCTTTGTGGAAGGACATCGCAATATAGAAGGCAGTGATAATATTCCCTTTATCGCTACCTGGAATGTTGCCACCCTACCATCAGACCTCACCCGCTGCCGAATCCAGTTTGATGGCAATGCTGAATTAGGTTATGAAGTGATGATGGCAAGTTTTGAGTTTATTAATTTCTTAATTGAATTAATGGAAAACTATAAGCGCCAAAAAATTAGCGATTTTTCTATAACCTTTTACCGCAAACTGCTGCGTGTAGAAGAATAA
- a CDS encoding glycosyltransferase, which produces MPANSWPENESYNGSSDPLNSLLSDLSAEEESVIDPNAVSLLSSSQFQQRRPKAALVLTIVWGGTIALHLVSWGSIFIFGLTTVLGIHALGIIFARPRHHAKEIQGDLPCVSLLVAAKNEEAVIGRLVKSLCSLEYANGEYEVWIIDDNSTDSTPQLLAQLTQEYKQLKVLRRSPEATGGKSGALNQVLPMTKGDIIAVFDADAQVNPDLLLQVVPLFQKEQVGAVQVRKAIANAKENFWTKGQMAEMAVDTWFQQQRTAIGGLGELRGNGQFVRRQALDSCGGWNEETITDDLDLTIRLNLDKWDIECMFYPPVEEEGVTNAIALWHQRNRWAEGGYQRYLDYWNLILKNRMGRRKTWDLLIFLLIMYILPTAVIPDLLMSVIRHRPPVLAPVTGLSVTMSFVGMFAGLKRTRPDQKTSNYFVLLLQTIRGSIYMLHWLVVMSSTTARMSVRPKRLKWVKTVHTGVDKD; this is translated from the coding sequence ATGCCAGCGAATTCCTGGCCCGAAAACGAATCTTATAACGGAAGTTCTGATCCGCTTAATTCCTTACTGTCTGACCTATCGGCAGAAGAGGAGTCTGTGATAGATCCAAATGCTGTGTCTTTATTATCATCCTCCCAGTTCCAACAACGTAGACCCAAAGCCGCCCTAGTCTTGACTATAGTCTGGGGTGGGACGATCGCTCTACATCTAGTTTCCTGGGGTTCTATTTTCATTTTCGGACTCACTACTGTCTTAGGCATTCACGCCTTGGGGATCATTTTTGCTAGACCCCGCCATCACGCTAAAGAAATACAGGGAGATTTGCCTTGTGTCTCTTTGTTGGTGGCTGCAAAAAATGAGGAAGCAGTAATTGGCAGGTTGGTTAAAAGTCTTTGTAGTCTGGAATATGCCAATGGCGAATATGAAGTCTGGATTATTGACGATAACAGTACCGACAGCACGCCGCAGTTATTAGCACAACTAACGCAGGAATACAAGCAACTCAAAGTACTCAGACGTTCACCGGAAGCAACTGGTGGTAAATCAGGCGCTTTGAATCAGGTCTTACCTATGACTAAGGGAGACATTATTGCTGTATTTGATGCCGATGCTCAAGTTAACCCAGATTTACTATTACAGGTAGTACCCTTGTTCCAAAAAGAACAGGTGGGAGCGGTGCAGGTGCGAAAAGCGATCGCTAACGCCAAAGAAAATTTTTGGACTAAGGGACAAATGGCAGAAATGGCTGTTGATACCTGGTTTCAACAACAACGGACTGCTATTGGTGGACTTGGTGAATTGCGGGGAAATGGTCAATTTGTCCGTCGTCAAGCTTTGGATAGCTGCGGTGGCTGGAATGAGGAAACAATCACCGATGATTTAGATTTGACAATTCGCTTGAATCTGGATAAATGGGATATTGAATGTATGTTCTATCCCCCAGTAGAAGAAGAAGGAGTCACTAATGCGATCGCACTTTGGCATCAACGCAACCGTTGGGCCGAAGGGGGTTATCAGCGTTATTTAGATTACTGGAATCTGATCCTCAAAAACCGCATGGGGAGACGCAAAACCTGGGATTTACTGATTTTTCTGCTGATTATGTATATCTTACCGACAGCAGTAATACCAGATTTATTAATGTCAGTAATTCGCCATCGTCCACCTGTATTAGCCCCTGTAACTGGTTTGTCAGTTACGATGTCTTTTGTAGGAATGTTTGCTGGTTTGAAACGGACACGCCCAGATCAGAAAACATCTAACTATTTTGTGTTACTTCTCCAAACCATTCGCGGCAGTATTTATATGTTGCACTGGTTAGTAGTTATGAGTAGCACCACTGCCCGGATGTCGGTTCGTCCCAAACGCCTAAAATGGGTAAAAACTGTGCATACAGGCGTTGATAAAGATTGA
- a CDS encoding polysaccharide pyruvyl transferase family protein, with protein sequence MKLFYYQENNFGDKLNPWLWSQLIPEVIDEDQSTAFIGIGTLINDKLPLKTKNARLRVIFGSGVGYAQGVPQIDKSYKIYCLRGPLSAQALGVSTKLAVTDGAILIRKLFNSNSKKLYKFSYIPHYEMAGEGWRLVCERLGFGYIDPRWPIEKVLSCISQSQVILAEAMHGAIIADSLRIPWIPVVSNSTILSFKWQDWCQSIDTEYKPSYVKRLHHPRQKLDILLPARLTRDWFRQQEAASQLLNITKTVHPSLSTDKKVENLTEEMDKILQKFKEDLAKGAFIK encoded by the coding sequence ATGAAGCTTTTTTATTATCAGGAGAATAATTTCGGCGATAAACTGAATCCTTGGCTATGGAGTCAGTTGATACCAGAAGTAATAGATGAAGATCAGAGTACTGCTTTTATTGGTATCGGTACTTTAATTAATGATAAATTACCGCTAAAGACAAAAAATGCCCGTTTGCGAGTGATATTTGGCTCAGGAGTGGGTTACGCACAAGGTGTACCACAGATAGATAAATCTTATAAAATTTACTGCCTTCGTGGCCCGCTATCAGCACAAGCATTAGGAGTTTCGACTAAATTAGCAGTAACAGATGGAGCAATACTAATTAGAAAATTATTTAATAGTAATAGCAAAAAGCTATACAAATTTTCTTACATACCCCATTATGAAATGGCTGGAGAAGGTTGGCGTTTAGTTTGTGAAAGATTAGGATTTGGGTATATAGATCCACGCTGGCCAATAGAAAAAGTTTTGTCTTGTATCAGCCAATCCCAAGTTATACTTGCAGAAGCTATGCATGGTGCGATTATTGCTGATTCATTACGTATACCCTGGATTCCAGTTGTTTCTAACTCTACTATTCTCTCATTTAAGTGGCAAGACTGGTGTCAGTCTATTGATACAGAATATAAACCATCATATGTAAAACGTTTGCATCATCCTCGTCAAAAACTAGATATCTTATTGCCCGCGCGCTTAACCCGTGATTGGTTCAGACAACAAGAGGCTGCATCACAATTACTTAATATTACCAAAACCGTACATCCTAGTTTAAGTACTGATAAAAAGGTGGAAAATCTGACTGAAGAAATGGATAAAATACTTCAAAAATTCAAGGAAGATTTGGCAAAAGGTGCTTTTATTAAATAA
- a CDS encoding VOC family protein has translation MQITQSLHTAILVTDLQRSEHFYGKVLGLTKIDRILKYPGAWYQIGNYQIHLIVSLSVPTKNQNEKWGRNPHVAFSVVDLEIAKAELLSQNYPIQASASGRPAIFTQDPDGNIIELNQQ, from the coding sequence ATGCAAATTACCCAAAGTCTTCATACTGCTATACTCGTCACCGACTTACAACGTTCAGAACACTTTTATGGCAAAGTATTAGGATTAACAAAAATAGACCGCATTCTCAAATATCCTGGTGCTTGGTATCAAATCGGTAATTATCAAATACATTTAATAGTTTCATTATCTGTCCCCACCAAAAATCAAAACGAAAAATGGGGACGTAACCCGCACGTTGCTTTCTCAGTTGTTGATTTAGAAATAGCAAAAGCAGAATTACTGAGTCAGAATTATCCCATTCAAGCTAGTGCTTCTGGTCGTCCGGCTATTTTCACCCAAGACCCAGATGGGAATATTATTGAACTAAATCAACAATAG
- a CDS encoding recombinase family protein: protein MRIIAYIYSDPLLETAPDEASWGWEVDRVYQDLGEGQSQLQQLLNDCKSEPANYLLIRRLEELGDTIAQVSNSLNQLEAMGVIVIATEQAYTSESAKFRVELLNLLQEIQRQQRSRSIRQGHARNRLEASPPPGKVPYGYRRGQGKYIIDRSTSPVVKEFFDNFLLYGSLRGSVRHLAKKYGKKISVTTGRRWLTNPVYRGDTAYQNNEIISDTHVGIISREEAAQVDRLLRRNSRLPSRTASAPRSLAGLVVCNQCQSPMTVTRVTQRYQDKEYLYLRNTDCPQIPKCRAISYSEVLEKTIEIVCRDLPLAVAGMNFPQLDAIKNSLSDHISRQQEILQQLPTLIETGVLDTETAKIRAYKLRTEISQLQAKLATLPPVNLRSVAEAVSIPQFWLDLSEVERRFYLREFIREIDIIRQDKKWNLQVIFIF from the coding sequence ATGAGAATTATTGCTTATATTTACAGTGATCCCCTTTTAGAAACTGCTCCCGATGAAGCTAGTTGGGGTTGGGAGGTAGATCGAGTTTATCAAGATTTGGGAGAGGGACAGTCGCAATTACAACAATTACTAAATGACTGTAAATCAGAACCAGCAAACTATTTACTAATTCGTCGGTTAGAAGAATTAGGGGATACGATCGCACAAGTAAGCAATTCCCTCAACCAACTTGAAGCAATGGGAGTCATTGTCATTGCTACAGAACAAGCATACACTTCTGAATCTGCTAAATTCCGCGTCGAATTGCTGAATTTACTCCAAGAAATCCAACGTCAACAACGTAGTCGCAGCATCCGTCAAGGACACGCCCGAAATCGTCTCGAAGCCTCTCCACCACCGGGTAAAGTCCCATACGGCTACCGCAGAGGTCAAGGTAAATATATAATTGACCGCAGTACTTCACCTGTAGTCAAAGAATTTTTTGATAATTTTTTACTCTATGGTTCTCTACGTGGTTCAGTTCGTCACTTAGCCAAAAAATACGGTAAAAAAATCTCTGTCACCACAGGAAGGCGTTGGTTGACAAATCCAGTTTACCGGGGTGACACGGCATATCAAAATAATGAAATTATTTCTGATACCCATGTGGGAATTATTTCTAGGGAAGAGGCAGCACAAGTTGACAGACTTCTACGCCGCAATAGTCGTTTACCATCTCGTACCGCTAGTGCGCCTCGTTCTTTAGCTGGGTTAGTTGTTTGTAACCAATGTCAGTCTCCGATGACAGTTACTCGTGTGACTCAGCGATACCAAGATAAGGAGTATTTGTATTTACGCAATACAGACTGTCCCCAAATTCCTAAATGTCGTGCTATTTCTTACTCAGAAGTTTTAGAAAAGACGATTGAAATTGTTTGTCGAGATTTACCTTTAGCGGTAGCAGGGATGAATTTTCCTCAACTGGATGCTATTAAAAATAGTTTAAGTGATCACATTTCCCGTCAGCAAGAAATCCTCCAACAGCTACCGACATTGATAGAAACTGGAGTTTTAGATACAGAAACAGCTAAAATCAGGGCTTACAAACTCCGTACAGAAATTTCTCAACTCCAAGCCAAGTTAGCAACTCTTCCACCTGTCAATTTGCGTTCTGTGGCTGAAGCTGTTTCTATTCCCCAATTTTGGTTAGATTTATCAGAAGTAGAAAGACGGTTTTATTTGCGAGAATTTATCCGCGAAATAGATATAATTCGTCAGGATAAAAAATGGAATTTACAAGTCATTTTCATTTTTTAA
- a CDS encoding ArnT family glycosyltransferase, which yields MPEGSYIWTHLEKQHRAVDKWIDWIWLMVLLLAAVLLFSINLGGIPLRDWDEGTVAQVAREIWQAPAGSMRWLYPTLGGEPYHSKPPLMHWLIAWVYSLGGVNEWTTRLPGAILTAMSVPLLYCMGREIFRQRWVAIYSALIYLTMLPVVRHGRLAMLDGVVVSLLMVMMLCVLRSRRDLRYCLGVGISFGLICLTKGMVGILLGSIAVVFLFWDTPRLLTSYYLWIAIFIGILPVMGWYAAQLLHYGYPFSQIEAVNQPFHQTAAVASGRHEPFWYYLLEIIKWTWPWLVFLPQTVRFTWENRNLSWAKLIIVWTGVYLLLISLISIKLPWYVFPIYPSLALAFGFQLAEIEKLRLFSSYPRAWVTSFAILAVVAAAGSIYFSWVSGKTDLQVILAAVAMTMTLAAILAERGDRQFLKILVWGSYISLLLLMKSNYWVWELGEAYPVKPIATMIASANPQAREIYTSFPYSRSSLNFYSDRTITPASTGELLYYWQYNSQPYFLLNASALETLKLKSIKVVDQAEGWQLITKDSNKF from the coding sequence ATGCCTGAAGGAAGCTATATTTGGACTCATCTCGAAAAACAACATCGCGCAGTTGACAAATGGATTGATTGGATATGGCTGATGGTATTGCTGTTAGCAGCGGTGTTACTCTTTAGCATCAATCTGGGAGGAATACCGCTACGAGATTGGGATGAAGGGACCGTGGCACAAGTTGCTAGAGAAATTTGGCAGGCCCCAGCAGGTTCCATGCGCTGGCTTTACCCTACCTTGGGAGGTGAACCATACCATAGCAAGCCACCCCTCATGCATTGGCTGATTGCTTGGGTTTACTCTCTGGGTGGTGTGAATGAATGGACAACTCGCTTACCTGGTGCAATTTTGACAGCGATGTCTGTACCTTTACTGTATTGTATGGGTAGGGAGATTTTTCGCCAACGTTGGGTAGCTATTTATAGCGCCTTGATTTATTTGACAATGCTACCGGTAGTGCGTCATGGCAGGTTAGCAATGTTGGATGGGGTAGTGGTAAGCCTGTTGATGGTGATGATGTTGTGTGTGTTGCGATCGCGCCGAGATTTACGCTACTGTCTTGGTGTTGGTATCAGTTTTGGGTTAATTTGCCTCACTAAAGGCATGGTGGGCATCTTATTAGGTTCTATTGCTGTGGTCTTTCTCTTTTGGGATACACCCAGACTACTCACTAGTTACTATCTGTGGATAGCAATCTTCATTGGTATTCTACCTGTGATGGGTTGGTATGCTGCCCAACTACTGCACTATGGTTATCCTTTCTCGCAAATTGAGGCGGTGAATCAACCATTTCATCAAACTGCTGCTGTTGCCAGTGGTCGCCATGAACCATTTTGGTATTATCTGTTAGAAATTATCAAATGGACATGGCCTTGGCTCGTATTTTTACCGCAAACTGTGCGCTTTACCTGGGAAAATAGAAATCTTAGCTGGGCAAAACTCATTATTGTCTGGACTGGTGTTTATTTACTGCTGATTTCCCTTATTAGCATCAAATTACCTTGGTATGTCTTCCCCATTTATCCCAGTTTGGCATTAGCTTTTGGTTTCCAGTTAGCAGAGATAGAGAAATTACGTTTATTTTCATCCTATCCTCGCGCTTGGGTGACTAGTTTTGCAATTTTGGCTGTGGTGGCTGCCGCTGGTAGCATTTATTTTAGTTGGGTCAGCGGTAAAACAGACTTACAGGTAATTTTGGCCGCAGTAGCTATGACTATGACTTTAGCGGCTATTTTAGCAGAGCGAGGTGATAGGCAATTTTTGAAAATTTTGGTGTGGGGAAGTTATATTTCCCTACTGTTGTTGATGAAATCTAATTACTGGGTGTGGGAATTGGGAGAGGCTTATCCAGTCAAACCAATCGCTACAATGATAGCTAGTGCCAATCCACAAGCCAGGGAAATCTACACATCTTTTCCCTATTCTCGTTCATCGTTGAATTTTTATAGCGATCGCACCATTACTCCCGCTTCTACTGGTGAACTGCTATATTATTGGCAATACAATAGCCAACCCTATTTCCTCTTAAATGCCTCTGCTTTAGAAACCCTCAAACTCAAATCTATCAAAGTAGTTGATCAAGCCGAAGGTTGGCAATTAATCACAAAAGACAGCAATAAGTTCTGA
- a CDS encoding chloride channel protein: MTLLPPTQLRKVRPLPAFPSPSANLTQLINRFQPSPETVVLFLAMLIGGGTGMGVVTFHYLIQLVHNLMLENLMGLIGVWGGWTLACVPTLGGLIVGLMRWRTQDFGPGLSSLIAVSQGREVKRQLRPVTKMIAAAVSLGSGASLGPEGPSVEIGTNFGVLLSDVLQVSQERQRLLLGAGAAAGLAAGFNAPIAGVFFALEVVMGTTSFATSAVSVVLLAAVVAALIAQIGLGSQPAFALPAYQVRSSLELPLYLGLGLGASLISVTYTEAIRLAKAFFAGRVPGFEFLLKIPQPIQPIIGGAIIGTVAFYYPQILGIGYGTVQPMLQDQEFSLNLLLILMVLKLLMTAVCSASGFVGGLFAPAMFLGASFGSAYAKFLALIVPTIVEYMAAPPAYAMVGMAAVLAGSVRAPLTAILMLFELTRDYRIVLPLMAAVGLSVWLVERIKPTFNSNSNLQQIGLAELKDEQVEIVQQISVADAMNSSPKKLPVTLGILEASMEMIRDRTRSALVIDASEKLVGILSLDDINRALSFWENYQNSPPEIQANFSSQTLIDICTTDILYAWQDEPLSEALDRMALRGLHQLPVVARDKPDCILGLLEKEQIALTCNLAATRKALQHYLQVLPTTEIVIGH, from the coding sequence ATGACTCTCTTGCCTCCTACTCAATTGAGGAAGGTAAGGCCACTACCTGCCTTTCCCTCACCTTCTGCCAATTTGACTCAACTAATTAATCGTTTTCAACCATCACCAGAAACAGTAGTGCTGTTTTTAGCCATGCTTATTGGTGGTGGTACTGGTATGGGTGTAGTTACCTTTCACTATCTAATCCAGCTGGTTCACAACTTGATGCTGGAAAATTTGATGGGACTGATTGGAGTCTGGGGTGGTTGGACTTTAGCTTGTGTTCCTACATTAGGCGGACTGATTGTGGGCTTGATGCGTTGGCGTACTCAAGACTTTGGCCCTGGACTTTCATCTCTAATAGCCGTCTCTCAAGGTAGAGAGGTAAAGCGACAATTGCGTCCTGTAACCAAGATGATAGCGGCGGCTGTTTCTTTAGGTAGTGGAGCCTCTTTAGGACCAGAGGGGCCAAGTGTAGAAATCGGTACTAATTTTGGGGTGTTGCTATCAGATGTGCTGCAAGTTTCTCAAGAGAGACAGCGGTTACTTTTGGGTGCTGGTGCAGCGGCTGGTTTAGCCGCTGGTTTTAATGCTCCCATTGCTGGAGTATTTTTTGCTCTAGAGGTGGTCATGGGTACTACATCCTTTGCCACTTCGGCGGTGAGTGTGGTCTTACTAGCAGCAGTAGTAGCAGCCTTAATTGCTCAAATTGGTTTGGGGTCCCAACCTGCTTTTGCCTTACCTGCTTACCAAGTCCGCAGTTCTTTAGAATTACCGCTTTATCTTGGATTGGGTTTGGGCGCAAGTTTGATTTCTGTAACTTACACAGAAGCAATACGTTTGGCTAAAGCGTTTTTTGCAGGACGGGTTCCGGGGTTTGAATTTCTTTTAAAAATTCCTCAACCAATTCAGCCCATCATTGGTGGTGCGATCATTGGTACAGTAGCTTTTTATTACCCACAAATTCTAGGTATTGGTTATGGTACTGTGCAACCCATGTTGCAAGATCAGGAATTTTCTTTAAATCTGTTACTGATATTGATGGTTTTAAAACTGCTGATGACCGCCGTTTGTTCCGCTAGTGGTTTTGTGGGTGGGTTGTTTGCACCAGCAATGTTTTTAGGTGCTTCTTTTGGGTCTGCTTATGCCAAATTTTTAGCTTTGATAGTGCCAACAATTGTTGAATATATGGCGGCTCCTCCAGCTTATGCAATGGTGGGTATGGCTGCTGTTTTAGCAGGTAGTGTCAGAGCGCCTTTAACAGCTATTTTAATGTTGTTTGAATTAACCCGTGATTACCGCATTGTTTTACCTTTGATGGCAGCGGTGGGTTTAAGTGTATGGTTAGTTGAGCGTATCAAGCCAACTTTTAATTCTAATTCTAATCTTCAACAGATTGGTCTGGCGGAGTTGAAAGATGAACAAGTGGAGATAGTACAACAAATTTCAGTGGCAGATGCAATGAACTCCTCTCCCAAAAAACTGCCTGTAACTCTGGGGATTTTAGAAGCATCTATGGAAATGATCCGCGATCGCACACGCAGTGCTTTAGTAATTGATGCATCTGAGAAATTAGTTGGTATTCTTTCTCTAGACGATATTAACCGCGCTCTTTCCTTTTGGGAAAATTACCAAAATTCCCCTCCTGAAATACAGGCTAATTTTTCTAGTCAAACACTCATAGACATTTGTACAACTGACATCCTCTATGCTTGGCAGGATGAACCATTATCTGAAGCTTTAGATCGTATGGCGTTGCGTGGCTTGCATCAGTTACCAGTGGTAGCAAGAGACAAACCAGATTGCATTTTAGGTTTACTAGAAAAAGAACAAATTGCTTTAACTTGTAACTTGGCAGCAACACGCAAAGCATTACAGCACTATTTACAAGTCTTACCAACAACAGAGATAGTCATTGGTCATTAG